The sequence CCGAGGCAAAGGCCTTGATAGACGAGCTAAAGAGCGCTGGTATGAAAGTGTGTATCTTAAGTGGCGATGTGCAAAAAGTGGTAAAAAACGTGGCAGATGAGCTTGGCGTGAGCGAGTTTAGAGCAGAGATGTTGCCTGAAACGAAAGCTAAATTTATAAGCGAACTAAAAGATCAGGGCAAAAGGGTGCTAATGGTAGGAGATGGCATAAACGACGCAGCAGCACTTAGCCTTGCTCATGTTGCTATTTGTATGGGAAGCGGGGCGGCAATAAGCTTAGAAAGAAGCGATGTAGTGCTACTTGATGATAGTTTAAAAAGTCTAGCGAAGGCCATAAAAATCTCAAAATTTACTTACAAAACGATAAAACAAAATTTGCTCTTTTGTCTTCTTTATAATGTTCTTGCTCTGCCATTTGCCGTATGTGGCTACGTCATTCCGCTATTTGCTGCGCTTTTTATGTCGCTTAGCTCGCTAAGTGTTATCTTAAACTCGCTTTATATTGTTAGAAAATTTAAGGAGAAATAATGGATAGCGCGACACTTGCGATGCTAGTTTTTATCTCAGTTTTAATGGGAGCATTTTTGCTTTTTGGCGTGCTTTGGGGGATAAAAAATAAGCAATTTGAGGACTACCGAAAATTTTTAGACGGAGCAAATTTGGACGATGAAGAGGCACTAAATGAAGCTTATGAGTTAGAGCTTCGCAAAAAAGAAGCGCTAAAAAAGAGGCTAGAGGCTAGCAGTAAAGATAAGGCTAGCTCTCGATAGTTGGCTCGCCAAAGAGTCTATTTGCCTCTTTTAGAACCCCTTGTTCTCTTTGCCTTTGAAGCTCTTCTGGCGTTTTTGGCTCTTTATTTAGCATCAAAGTAAAGTTATTTTTCTCGTTTTGCAGTTCGCTTTTTATTTCGGTTTTTGGCTCATTTTTAGTTTCAACGTTATTTGCATTTAGTCTTGAAATTTCCTCATCAAGCTCGTCTAATTCGCTTTTTTCATTGTTTTCTAAAGAGGCTTTAGGTGTCTTAGTTTGTGCTTTTTGCTCATCGCT comes from Campylobacter concisus and encodes:
- the ccoS gene encoding cbb3-type cytochrome oxidase assembly protein CcoS codes for the protein MDSATLAMLVFISVLMGAFLLFGVLWGIKNKQFEDYRKFLDGANLDDEEALNEAYELELRKKEALKKRLEASSKDKASSR